Sequence from the Bacteroidota bacterium genome:
AAAAACTCGCGAAAAAAGGCCATATACTTACACACAGCAAAGATAAGAGCATCCTTGCATCACTTAAAATATCTACGATCATCGAAACTGATTTTCATAAAGTAATGCCTGACTCAAAGCTCCGCGAACTGGTAGAAGTAGTCGCGCATTCCAACCGTAATATTTTCCCCGTTGTGGATGCCGAGAATCATCTTCTGGGAGTGATCCTGCTTGACAATATCCGGGAAGTGATGTTCAAATCAGAGCTCTACGATACTGTTCTTGCAAAGGAACTCATGCGAAAACCCGCTGCAACAGTTACCTCCGATGAATCTATGCACGCCGTTATGAAAAAATTTGATGAAGCCGGCGTGTGGAACTTACCGGTGATCGACCATGATCAGTATGTAGGATTTATCTCGAAGTCCAGTATTTTTACAAAGTACAGGAAGGTTCTGATAAAAAGTAATATTGCTTAATTTAGTCCATTGCTCGCTGACGGTATACATAATTGATATTTTTCAATTTATGCCATATCTTCGAAGTGTGAATGTTTCTGCGAACAAGTCTACCACGATCGTATTAAACTATGCATATACCAATTAAGCGTATTTTAATAAAAGCAGTGCTTGCGCTGTTTTTTATCCCCACCATCAATGGCATGGCGCAGGAGGAAGAAACAGTCAATTCAGTAATTAAAAACGTAAAGGGCTTTCATGCAGGATTAATGGTCGGCACTTTATTTGCCAATAAATACACGGCGAATCTGTATGATGGATATGGTTACGATATAAATAGTGCCAAAAATGATTTCGCGAACAGCTGGATGTACCGCAAAATAATCATTGAATACGGAGGCGGTAACGGGCAGCCCGACAGGATAGCGCAGGCACTGAACGTGAATCACACCGACTGGAGTTTTAGTGAAAGTGACATGCCGGTAAATGTAAGATACAACCTTGCCTTAATGGTGGGCGCTCAAACACGCTATTGCTTTAATAACAGGGATGCGATCATATTAAACGTGAATGCTTCCAAACTTACAGTAAGCGGCGATTTTACCATTACGTTAACAACACCAAATATTAGCCCCACAACACCCGGCTATATCAATTACAAAACATTCTCAATAATTGGCGCTGAACAACGCCTTATGTTTCAACTCGGTTATCAGCGAATTTTGGGCGAAGAGGAAAATCCCCTTAATTTTTTCGTTGAAGGAGGCGCGGTTGTTTCCATGGCAAAGTTTGATAAAAATCAGATCCTGATCAATTACCTTCAGATAGAATTAACAACTTTTTACAACAACATAGGTTACGTAACCTACCGGGCTAAAAATCTTACCGGAGTTGGATTTGGCGCCTTCGCCGGGCTTGGTATAAACCTTAACGCCACCGCAAAATGGACCCTGCAACTGCTTTATAATCCTTCTTACGAAAATATTAAGATCGGAACTGATCCAAAGCTTACATTACAGCATGTTGCGGGATTGAGAGCATATTATAACCTTTAGATAAGGATACAAGCAATTCACCATTTTTGTTAATGTCAGGAAAAAAAACTGTTCTCCGTGTATTCATTACAGCAGCTATACTTTCTGCAGGGTATTTCCTTGGTCCTAAACCCAATGATCCTGAACTTGATAACCAGTTGCAAAAACTAAATATGACACCCCGAATGGTGGAACAGAACATCATCAGGCGGGAGACTCTTATTAAAAACATAAAACCGGATAATGAGTCGCGTATAGTATGGAACGACAGCGTTAAAAAAGATAAAACTCCCTATTGTATTGTTTACCTGCACGGATTTTCCGCAAGTCCCGAAGAAGGCGATCCGGTGCATCGCGATATAGCCCGTAAATTTGGCTGCAATTTATACCTGCCCCGTTTATACGCTCATGGACTTAAAGAACAGGAACCACTGCTTGAACTTGATGAAAAAAAATACCTGGCCACCGCCAAAGAAGCAGTAGCTGAAGCCGCATGCCTTGGCAAAAAAGTCATTATTATGGGAACTTCCACCGGCTGCACATTTGCATTGTATATCGCTTCAGGAAATCCTGATATTGCAGGATTGATCCTTTACTCCCCGAATGTTGACTTGCGCGACTCCCGGTCATTCCTGCTAACCCGTCCCTGGGGATTGCAAATTGCAAGGATGATTGTAGGTGGAAATTATTACGCATTTCCGGGCCCCGCGAGTGCCGAAAAATACTGGAACATGAAATACAGGATAGAAGCAATTGTGTGTTTGAAAAATATATTAGAACACACCATGACAAAAGATGTCTTTAATAAAATTAAACAGCCCGTATTAATGTGCTACTATTATAAAAATGAAAAAGAGCAGGACAATATTGTTTCAGTTCCTGCTATGCTCAACATGTTCGATCAATTAGGAACAGTTAACACTTTGAAAAGAAAAGTGGCAATACCGAATGCCGGCACTCATGCTATAGCCTCAGGTTTATGGAGCAAGGGCATTGCAGATGTGGAACATGAAACAACAGGTTTCCTCGAAGAGACATTGAAAATGGAAATTTGGAAGTGACTTCCAATGTGATCATTAACTATTCTCTGCATACATATCAAAGTGCATCAGTACACAGGTCAGAAATAAAAAAATTATCAATAGCTTTACGTATATCATTAAAAATAGTTTAAAATGAAATTCACCGCCAGGCAAATTGCAGACCTTATTAAAGGACAGATCGAAGGAAATGAAACCGCAGAAGTAACTAAATTATCAAAGATTGAAGAAGGCGAACCCGGCTCCATTTCGTTCCTCGCCAATCCCTTATATACACAGTATCTTTATACAAGTAAGGCCACTTTAATAATTGTCAATAAAGATCTTGTTTTAACGGCTCCTGTTACTGCTACACTTATACGGGTTGACAGTGCCGAAAATGCATTTGCCAAATTATTGGAAATGTATAACCAGGTAAAACTCAATAAAACCGGAGTATCTAAAATGGCCTTCATTTCTGAAAGCGCTAAAGTGGGCAGCAATATTTATGCGGGTGAATTTGCCGTTATTGGCGAAAACGCGCGGATAGGAAACAATGTGAAAATATATCCCCAGGTATATATTGGCGACAATGTTGTAATTGGTGACAATACAACTCTGTTTGCGGGTGTAAAAATATATTCGGATTGCATGATCGGCAAAAACTGTATTATTCATTCGGGAGCAGTAATTGGAAGTGACGGATTCAGGTTTGCTCCTCAGAACGACAATAAAAAAATTCCGCAGATAGGTAATGTTATTATTGAAGATGATGTTGAGATAGGCGCCAACTGTGCCATTGACAGAGCCACACTGGGATCGACCATCCTTCGCAAAGGAGTAAAGTTCGACAACTTAATTCATATCGCGCACAATGTTGAAGTTGGTGAAAATACATACATAGCAGCTCACGGTGTTGTGGCGGGCTCAACTAAAATAGGGAAGAATTGTATGTTCAGCGGACAGGTAGGAGTTGTTGGTCATTTACAGATCGCAGATAACACAATGCTTGCTGCACAGGCAGGCGTTTCGAAAAGTATAACAAGAACCGGACAGACCTGGATGGGCTCTCCCGCATTCGAAGCTAATAAATACCGGAAATCATTTGTTCACTTCCGCAACTTAGATGCTATTGTGGAACGGATCGATAAACTGGAAAAGCAGGAAAAATCGGCTTGATGCCCTGGTAAAAGTGTTCTATTGTTGTTATTCAATATGTCTTACCATTCAAATAAAAGTGAATATCGTTCAGTCCTGTTCTATACATCAATACATTATTTGTCAGCGTATAATTGTTAATTCTAATGTTAGAGACCTGCGTCGTCTGCCC
This genomic interval carries:
- a CDS encoding CBS domain-containing protein; this encodes MAGILSGIFHAPLTAIFLIVEITGGYDLMIPLMIVSAISFTVAKYFEPFSMDAKKLAKKGHILTHSKDKSILASLKISTIIETDFHKVMPDSKLRELVEVVAHSNRNIFPVVDAENHLLGVILLDNIREVMFKSELYDTVLAKELMRKPAATVTSDESMHAVMKKFDEAGVWNLPVIDHDQYVGFISKSSIFTKYRKVLIKSNIA
- a CDS encoding alpha/beta hydrolase translates to MSGKKTVLRVFITAAILSAGYFLGPKPNDPELDNQLQKLNMTPRMVEQNIIRRETLIKNIKPDNESRIVWNDSVKKDKTPYCIVYLHGFSASPEEGDPVHRDIARKFGCNLYLPRLYAHGLKEQEPLLELDEKKYLATAKEAVAEAACLGKKVIIMGTSTGCTFALYIASGNPDIAGLILYSPNVDLRDSRSFLLTRPWGLQIARMIVGGNYYAFPGPASAEKYWNMKYRIEAIVCLKNILEHTMTKDVFNKIKQPVLMCYYYKNEKEQDNIVSVPAMLNMFDQLGTVNTLKRKVAIPNAGTHAIASGLWSKGIADVEHETTGFLEETLKMEIWK
- the lpxD gene encoding UDP-3-O-(3-hydroxymyristoyl)glucosamine N-acyltransferase, which gives rise to MKFTARQIADLIKGQIEGNETAEVTKLSKIEEGEPGSISFLANPLYTQYLYTSKATLIIVNKDLVLTAPVTATLIRVDSAENAFAKLLEMYNQVKLNKTGVSKMAFISESAKVGSNIYAGEFAVIGENARIGNNVKIYPQVYIGDNVVIGDNTTLFAGVKIYSDCMIGKNCIIHSGAVIGSDGFRFAPQNDNKKIPQIGNVIIEDDVEIGANCAIDRATLGSTILRKGVKFDNLIHIAHNVEVGENTYIAAHGVVAGSTKIGKNCMFSGQVGVVGHLQIADNTMLAAQAGVSKSITRTGQTWMGSPAFEANKYRKSFVHFRNLDAIVERIDKLEKQEKSA